The Elaeis guineensis isolate ETL-2024a chromosome 5, EG11, whole genome shotgun sequence DNA segment TAccacattttttttttggtacatccTTGTTGGTACCAGCTGAATACTTATTTATGATATTAGAATAGGCACTTCAGATTCTTAAAAGAAAAACTCAAGCTGAATTCTGTgggaaaaagaagatttttattttttttaaacaatagAAATTTTAGAACTGTTCAGCCTGAAAACAACATCAATAGGTCATAAGTTATCCATGAACATTGATAGATGTAGCTTACCTATTTAAGAAAATGCAGACTGTATGCCTTGATTGATGGATGAGGTTGTTAAAAGATTGGAGGAAGTGTGCACACCACTGAAAAAAATGGTGCAACAGTGTGGGTGAGTGAAGATTGATAGAGCAGCATAGTCAACAAAGCTTTAGTGACTTATGCTGCAAATTGTGTCTTACAATATGAAGACCATTTGCAGTATGCGGAAATTTGTCCAGATGGTACCTGAGACTATCCATTACTAGTGGTGCCTATTGCCACTAGGATACACTCTCCAAAAGCAGGTAGGTTCGGAGGTGTGGCTACTCACTCATACATGTCATTACAAATATTTTGGTACGCCTAAATGAACTCTAATACTCTATTACATATAAATCAATATAAATCATTTGCAATTTTGCCTCTTCACTATAAATTGTTCGGTTCACTGGTTGGACAAGAAAACTGCCTCGGCGTTTCATCTTTTTGGCATGAGAGGCAATTGGCATTCTAATCTCGGCATTGCTTATCATAAGCGTTACCCAATTCACCTGAGAGTTTTActgtatataattaaattaaaaagatttCAAACTTATTATATAAAGTACCTTTTTACAAACCGTTCTTCCTACAAGTCATCTACCGTTCTCCAGTCTTTAAGATTTCATTATTAACCAAAGAAGATTAGCTTACTCACACTAACCTTTTCGTTTCATTATTTTACATACTTCCAAGTTGAGCCTACCTATCATTGTCCTCTTCCTACCCTCTCCCCCACTGGCCAATCAAATTTTGCAGATTTCCTCTGTATGGATCTTCCTTTAATCCAACATACATACCTCATGTAATCTTCATTTTGTAAGTAGCTTAGAATCTTTCTCCATTTCATATTTCTTATTGAGCATATGATGTGCGTGCACATATGGTGTGTTAAACATATTTTTGATGTCTTGCATAAATTGTAAACAGCAGTTTCTAAAGCTAATCAGCTTGTCATGAAATATTCAACTTTGCCTACCTGTCACTTCCCTCTGGTATGATTCTCAGATTTATATTCTTGTGAATAAGGATTCATTTTTACATTATTTTGCTGGTTTTTATCATATTGCAATGAAACTTCTTGGACCTTTCCATCTCACTACCAATTTTTTTGTGTGCATCTTTGGATGTAGCCCATCCATACACCTCTCCAACAACCAACAATTAGTGCACATTATACATCAAGCATGCCATCACTTTCAGGTCCCAGTAAGCAACATTAGCAGTTTCACCCGTATGCATCCACCTTAGGCATAATTAgcaagccttgttccagtttctTAGGCTTGCCATCATTCTGCCCCTAAAAGATGTTATTCTACTCTCTATAGAATAATAGATGCAAGCTCAAGTGCCTAGATTGGCACCAAGGCAGGTCCTGGCCACCTAAGTCTCCACATCTTTATTAAATAAACTGATATTATTCTGGCTTGTGACATCTAATATGGTTTAAACGATGAAATACTTGACCTTTTATGCAAGAAAGACAATATAAAGAAGAAAAgcaaatgagagaaagagaaaaacagAGAGTAGAGTAAACAAACTGAATGTCATTGATCAGCCAGCTGCAAGAGGCAAAACATATCATAGGGAACAAATTTTAAATTCCTCATATATTCTTTTCTTAGGAGAGAACAGAATGTTTCAAATTCTGCGAGAAGAAAATGATTCCTTCACATCTGTAGCCAGTGGAAGCAATACTATGCATCCTTTGTCACATAATCATTCAAACATGATCAATTTGAAACACAAAAACATAGCATAGTATAAAGTGCAGCTGTGACAAAGTATGCTACATATCAAATGTGAAGTCAACGGAGCATTAGCATTCACATGTACCACAGAATGATAGATccccacttaaattcaaatatgaCCAACATCAATCAGACAAAAGAATAGCATCAGACACAAACACAGCTAGATAAGAATCTGAACTAAATGTTATAGTTATACCACTAATTAAAACATTAATTTTTAATTTCCTCTAAAAGGAAGAGGAAAGCTCCCATCGCAGTCCAACAAATAAATTGCCACAAAAAAGGGGGGAAAAGACAGATAATAACATTGCAACTAAAGAACAGAGCTCAATGATAGTCCACCATCTCCCCTTCTAACAGCTAAGGCAGCATCTAAACCATATATCCCAGCTCCGCATCGAATCCATATGATCAAGATGATAGATCTAGACAATAGACAGATCAGCAATCCTCCATCTGCATCAATCTCCAATAGATCAAACAGATTCGATGCTCCAATCCAATTCAACCCGCatataaataagaaaaataagaaaaaacgaAAGCAAAAAAATAGgtcctttttttatttctttttttcaagAAATAAATCTCCCTCTCTCTGTAATCTAAATAGATGGATAAGCAAGCAATGGAAGAAATAAGATGAGATAAGATCGATGCAGATTGAGAGCAACCGAGGACGAAAGCAGAGAGATCAAGCCTGGGAGTCGTTCTTCCGGTCGCCATCCCTCTCCACGAGGAGCTGGGCGTTCTCTTCGTCGTCCTGCGCGGTCTTCTTCTGGGCCTCCTTGGCCTTGAGCGCCTGCAGCTTGACGTGGTTGTAGTACGCGACTCCAAGGAAGGCAATGCCGTAGCCGATGAGGTTGACGGTGGTGACGGTGTCTCGAATGACCGACCACGAGAAAGCGATGAGGAGCCAGTCCTTGACGACGCCGGCGACGTTCATGGTGAGGGCGGAGGTCTTGCCGACGAGGAGGAAGACGGCGAGGTTGAGAGCGAAGGCGCACAAGGAGTTGGTTCCGAAGATGAGGAGGTCGGGGCGGAAGGAGGAGGTGGCGCGGAGGACGGGGAACTCGACGACGAACCAGGGGATGAGGAGGAAACCGAGGCAGCAGGGGGCGACGTAGTAGAGGGAGGTGATGGGGTTCAAGGAGATGCCTTTTGAGGTGAGGAGGATCTGGATGAGGACGAGGCGGGTGGCTTCGAAAGCCACGGCAGCGAGTTGAAGCATGACGCCCCAGGCGTTGAAGCGGGCCTCGCCGTAGGCGGCGATGGCGACGCCGAAGGAGATGGAGAGCATGTTGAGCAGGGTATCGCTCTTAAATGTCTCTTTTTTGAAGAGGACTCCGAGCGAATAGACGGCGACGGGCATGAGGGCTTTGAGCATCTGGATGAAGGAGACGGAAAGGTAGATGTAGGCGGAGTTGGAGAACCAGAGGGAGAAGGCGTAGAGGGCACCGATTGGGACGACGGAGGCGACGTAGAGGTCGCGGGTCATTGGAGGGGAGGTGGGTGGCTCCACGACGCGGAGGCCGCGGACGAGGAGGAACGCGAGGGTGGAGCAGAAGGCCATGTGAACCATGGTAAGGGAGATCGGGAAGGGCCAGTTATACATCTTGGGATCGAGGACATACTTGTTGAAGACGATCACGGTGAAGCTGAGGGAGATCCAGATCGCGACGTAGAAGTAGGAGAGGAGGACCTTCCTCACCACCCCATCGCccatccctcctcctcctcctcctccgccaccGCCGCCACCCTCTCGTCCCATCTCCTCCGCCGCCGACTCGCTTCTCCGGCCGCCGCCGCTTCTCTCACGATCGATCTAGGGGATCGTTTCGGCTCCTTGGATCAGATATGAAACCCCGATTGGGTCGGAAGCGGAACGGGTGGGGTATAAGAAGAGGCGGGGAAGGAGCAAGCGGGGTGGATCACTAGATCTAGGAGTTTGAGGTAGGGAAGACCACCGAGTTGGAGCCTTGGTGGGGTGGGATTGCAGGAGTCCTGGGATTCGCTGCAAGGCGGTATTTAAATCTTATGCTGTACTTCTACTTTAATGTCCGACGCGTACGCCAGTTTTGCCGGAATGAGCTGGGTCCCCTTCGAAGACGCGGCCTTTCTTTTGGCGATCGAGTACGACGCTCAACGGAGCGTTTGATGGTTCGGTGCGATGTCCGTCGTATATCATTCACGGACCAACAACGGATGGCATGATGGACGGTTAGTGATATGTTGGAAACCTGATGGTCCGGTAGGAACCGGACGTGATCAGGGATTGCCCAAGTCCGTAATTCCCGTGCCTAAGATTAAGGTACGCAGCAATCCGAGCGCCTAATTCGGAACTCGGACTTCGCGTGGGACCCACCTTATATTGATAGACGACACTGGTTAAAATAAATAAGGGACACGTGGTGTCTTCAAACGTGATGACCGTTGctcttttaaaatatatatatatcctgcCAACCAGAGGATCGGATGAGCTCGAAAAGTAGATCCTATCGGTTATTTCTCGACGATGGATTCCATCAGATGGACGGTAGTGATACAACGTTAGGTTTGTCTTTTTAATCTAGGACGTCCATTTGTTAGGCCCCGAGGTAATGGAAAGAGTCCAGATAGTGATGGAGTTTAGAGAGAGGCAAAGGCGAGGTTTGTTCCACACGGGTTGGTGTTTGACGAGGACCAATTCGCTTGACgtttgttagatttttttttttttaattgacttTAAGCATGGAATTAACACTTTTTTAACTTAGATTGGATAAAAAAAAGGTAAATTAGGGGTATATTTAGATAGTGTATTGTTGAATATTGTGCAAGTAGTTACCTTTTAAGTTACGTTTGGAAGAATTTTTTAATGTTGGAGAAACGGAGGACTCCATTTTAATTTTCATGGACCTCTTCAAAAGTTGTTTGACGGTTGTTTTGGAGTCAAGTAGTATGAAATAGTTTTTTTATTcctatggtttgaaataattttttttatttctaaagaTAAATTAAGAGAACGCAATAACCAATTGATACGGTCGCAATCACATTTAGTAGCACACAAATGACTTCTTCGTGGCCGACATCTTTTTAATAACCTGAAAAACTGTAAacacatgcatactatatatatatatatatatatatatatatatatatatatatatatatatatatatatataaataaataagagATAGTATCTTTCATGAAACTTTCCTTTATAACcatattgataaattttattctattttgattgAAGCATTTCTTTTCCTTATTCTATAGAAAAGAATATTTAATATGATTGGTACAAGAGTACACCTATCATCTCTATCTATTtcaaaatatgataatctgaaaTATATTGAAGTATACTTGACTTAAATCCATCTGCTTAGCAAACTTGTTTCCTCTTAGACCATTTCTTTTGTTTTTATCTGttcattcaattaaaaaattgattttggatAGTTTATTttacttgtttgaaaaaatatttttctttcttagaaaaaattattattatttttttttttttttgcctaagACTTTCTTTTTTTTACCAAGAAAAATGATTGTGCTTCTTTTGATATAAGGATTGCTTGTATTTATAGAATTACCATGGGCAATGATATGACAAGGCAGTGGCTCATTTTGGATGTTTTCTTTATAGTAGAGACATAGAATCATTATACTTAAAAACAATTAACAAATAATATAATGAAGTGGAAAGCATGCTAAGAAGATAATATAATATGCTGAAATTGGATGAAAGAGATGGAAAATGTAGTCCTACTGCTAAATAGCAATTTACAAACCTAAGTAAAGGGCAATAAATCACCCTATTGGAAGCACCCTGTGCTTCTTCCGTACTATTTGGCAAAAAGAGCCATAGTTGTAATCCAATGCTTTTGAGGCAACTTTCTCCTCCTAAGGACAAATATATAACTCTCCTAAAGACCTACGCCTAACTACTAAAAAAGctataatttttatgatttttaacttAATTCCTCTTTCATAGGTCATCCATTTCAAGGACACCTAATGGAACACCTGCAAATAAGAAAATAGTGCTAAAACTAAATACAAATTCCAATCATGCATAGCATTCTGTTTATATGGATAATATGTACCAGCAACAACAGCTAGTGATGTCTTTTGTATGCATCATCCTAGCTAGAAGGTCAAGTTTCTTCACAAAACCATTTCTTAGTGGACCCACTAGCAATTAggtatgaacatatccttgatgaTGTCAAATTTTGTTCCATGCCATGGACATCCAAGAGTTTGGTAAGAGCTCAAGATGTAGCCCTACATTGGTCAAGTTCCGGCTGCCATGAAATCAAATCAACATTTAATTACATATTTTTAAGAATAGGTACATGATTTATATTCTCTAAAACAAATTTTATATCAAGGGAGACATATCCAAGGCATTAAAGCATTTCCAAATTCATGGCTCAATCCCCATGAAATTTCTTGGCTCAGACTTCAAACCAAAGTTGAAGCTTAGTTTGGCTCCAGTCAAAAGAATCGTTCAAATTTGACAAAGTAATTAAGTGGTGACCACACATCCCATTCTTATCCCATTGAAGCTTGTTTTCTCGTATAAGCTTACTAGAGACAAAACCCTTGTGGAACTCAAGACAGGGCTACCACAACTTGTGGGCCAATTGCCACATGTAAatctttaaataaaataaatggtGTCTTACTTCCATGGTACGTTTTAGAATCTAACAATATTGGGCTTCAAAGCCATGGGATATTACTCTCTCCCAGTAGGGGCTGACAAGAAACCAGAATAAAAATAACTAAGGCCCTAGATtatcattttgaaaataaataagtaTATAGGGTAAGCAACATTGCTGAATCattttccaaaataaaaaataagttacATTTTTACTTAGTTGCTCCACCCAAAGATGATCATTTTTTACAACCCTCTAAACCATAAGGAATGCAAATATCAATATGAGAGGACTTCGTGCGGTAACTACTTTTCTTTCAAGGTATGTTTGGGGGATTTTGTAAAGTTGGGGAAACTTACGCCTCCATTTTAATTTTAGTGGACCTTTTCAAAAGTTGTATGACTCGTTGATTTGAAGTCAATTAATGTGAAATACCTTTCTTATTCCTATAAGACTAATGGCAAAGTAGGAGAATGCGACAACCAATTTATGTGGTAGCAATTACGTTTAGTAGCATATAAGTGACTTGTTCTTGGTTAACATCTTTTTAGTAATCGGAAAATTAAACTGTAAAACATATAATATATGTGGCTAATCGTCAGACAAATAAGATGTATACAACTGGTTCGACGAGAAGGAAGAGTAtctttcatgaaatttttctttataattatgttgataaattttattctatttttatgGGAAGCATGTCCTTGATTTATTTtacggaaaaaaaaaattgagatgatTGGTACAGGAGTGCACATTTCACGTCTATTCATTTCAAATCATGATAACTTCAAATGTACAGAAGTATACTTGGGTTACGATTATATTAAGAATCCACCTGCTTGGAAAACTTGTTTcctcttagagttttttttttaaaatttattcattcaataaaaaaattattttcaaaagtttattttacttttttgaaaaattattttttttcaaaaaaaaaatttttctttcttttttcaagattttcttcGGACCAAACAAACAATTAtgctttttttattataaatatagctTGTATATATAGAATTATGTACTATGGGCAGTGACATGACAAGGTAGTGGCGTATTTTGAAAACGTTCCTTTATAATTTCCTTTATAGTATAGAAATGGAATCACTAGACTAAAAAACAGATAATACAATGAAGTGTAAAGTATGctaagaaaataatttaatagGGTGAGATTGTATGAAAGAGATAGCAAAATGTAGTCTTTGTACTTGGAGATAGCTGtatacaaaatatataaaaaagagATAATAAATCATCTTATTGGAAACATCcaatgcttgtttcaaaccatttaTAAGAAATGAGTCATAATTTTAATGTACCATTTTTCTCATGGTTTTAAATCACTTGATgtttgttatatttttttttaaaaaaaaattgactttAACAAGTGACttaacatcttttttttttgtttgtgtgGGCGACGGGGGGATGTAATTTTGAGGTATATTTGGATAGTGTATTACTTGAACATTATGCATCAACTATTTATCTCTCAAGTTACGTTTGGGAGATTTTTTAATGTCAGGAGAACTTAGGACTTTATTTTAGTTTTAATGAATCTTATCAAACGTTGTATGACCGGTTGGTTTGAAGCCAAGTAATgtgaaataattttcttatttctataaaattaaaGGCAAAGTAAGAGAATGTAATAACCAATTTATATAGTAGCGATGACTTCTTTCATATTTAGTATCATGTAAATAATTTGTTCTTGATCAATATCTtttaataatttgaaaaattCTTAATTCACATAATATATATGTGACTAAGTGTCAGGCAATTGAGATGTATATAACTAGCTCAACAAGATAAGAGAGTCTATCATTTGATGTAATTCTATCATGTGCCAAAAAGTTAAAACTATTTATTtgtcatgaatttttttcatcaactatattgataaattttattctatttttattgaaaatattttttttgtttattctACGGAAAGGAGTATTTGAGATGATTGATATAAGAGTGCATTTTTCatatctatatattttaaaactttgatAACTTCAAATATATGGATGTACGTTCGATTTGGGATTGTAGTAAAAATCtattcgtttgaaaattttaatttttttctaagaatttatctattttttatttattcattcaataaaaaaattattttaaaaaattattttattttttaaaaaaaatattttttaaaaaaatatatattttttaaaatattttttttgatcaaataaattattttacttcTTTTGATGTAAAGATAGCTAGTATACATAGAATTAATATGGGCAACCGTATGACAAGATAGgggtatattttgaaaatttttttttatagtgtggAAATAGAATCAtcatactaaaaaaataaataatacaaTTGTGCAATGAAGTGGAAAGTATGCTAAGGAGATCATTTACTATGGTGGGATTGGATGAGTACTTGGGGATAGCTATGTACAaaactttaaaaagaaaaaaaaaaggaagaaatcaTTTTATTAGAAACGTACCACGCTGGTCTCGAACTATTTATAAGAAAGCAGCCATAATTGTAACGTACTATTTATCTCTAATGGTTTTAAGGCAACTTTTCTCCTAACCCGGCCAAATATATCATGACTCTCGTACAGACTTCCACCCATCTGCtaaaaaagtcataatttttactTTTTCAAGTTTCAACTCTAGTCCTTTTTCATAGGTTATCTATTTCAAGTACTGAAACCAGAAAAgctgtaattaaaaaaaaataatgctaATGAATAGCTATAAATTACATTCATGCACAGCATTCTATATGCATCAGCATGCACAAGAAATAATGGATTTGTAGACATCATTATAGCAAGAAGGTTGAGTGTCTTTTTTTTCGGGAAAGGATTACTTAACGGAGGCACAAGCAATTAAGTATGAACATGTGCTTGGTGATGTCAAACTTTGTTCCGCGGACATCCAAGGTTTCGTAACGGGTAGGATTTAGTTCTATTGATTAAATTCGTACtactataaaattaaattaatatttattttttaaaataaatatataatttatatattttataataaattttatattaaaaattatttttttataaataaatatcataaaaaaattgatcaattttttcattgatcAATTTATTTATGTTCTTGTACTTTTCAGAATGGATAAGTTATTTTATCATGAACAATATTTactcataaaattaaaaaaaaatttattcatcgaGAAGATGactaaattatttttccatcaaccagtaaaatagatatttaatacTATATTTAAAATGCTCATCCTCATTTTCAACGTCTCCATCATTCAATACTTAATAACTTAGTCAAATCTAAAAAACATAaaggatatcataaaaaatatagataaattttatcaaTTTATCCAGAAAAGTAGTAatataaaagaatatggataacaaATTTTGAAGCCACTTTTCTACGTGtaaaagaatatagataaattatttttctatctaaatattgtttgaaaaatatttatctaagaaaatatgaattctcagataaattttttatctacaaAATAACGGACCCTTGAGGGAGAGATCTAAGGAATCAAAGCATCTGCACGACTTGATCATATTTACAAGGAAAAACTTGTGAGTATCTAGTATTTGAAGCtgatttttttgttatatataggtttattagagataaaccctTGTCGGACTCAACACATGGCTGCTACAACTTGTCAACAGGTTGCTActtgtaaatttttaaataatataaattttttttttacatgtatatccttTCAAACattcaaaattatataaatattctttcaaaattaatatctatatgtatatcctcataaaatatctttttttacatATGTATCCATATCATCtaacatcattaaaaattaatggtttaaaattaaaataactaaaatatccttatggatagatgtgcaaaacgaaaaatttataaagatatatatacaaatagtaattttatgaggatattcacGTATATTTAAATATTTGGAAGGGTATACACACAAAAATTTTTTGACATAAATACGCATCTCTTGGTTCGttaattctttttttattctaataaaaaaattaacatataataataaatttatttaatttattaatttatatagataaaataatttttttatcaaatgatagatcaaaattattttatctaaaaaataaatagattgtaACCATCCATGTTTCCTCTAATGTATAATAACATGCTTCTAAGAAAATATCTAAATCTGATATCAGATAAATAGTTTGTACATTTTTCATAGAATGGATATAGCTGTAGATTTAGACATTACGTAACAATaagaatttataattttattatattttattttaaaaatttttattaaaaatatctttgtgaaatgtataaggtatatcatgttgttataagtt contains these protein-coding regions:
- the LOC105033353 gene encoding probable sugar phosphate/phosphate translocator At5g25400, coding for MGREGGGGGGGGGGGGMGDGVVRKVLLSYFYVAIWISLSFTVIVFNKYVLDPKMYNWPFPISLTMVHMAFCSTLAFLLVRGLRVVEPPTSPPMTRDLYVASVVPIGALYAFSLWFSNSAYIYLSVSFIQMLKALMPVAVYSLGVLFKKETFKSDTLLNMLSISFGVAIAAYGEARFNAWGVMLQLAAVAFEATRLVLIQILLTSKGISLNPITSLYYVAPCCLGFLLIPWFVVEFPVLRATSSFRPDLLIFGTNSLCAFALNLAVFLLVGKTSALTMNVAGVVKDWLLIAFSWSVIRDTVTTVNLIGYGIAFLGVAYYNHVKLQALKAKEAQKKTAQDDEENAQLLVERDGDRKNDSQA